The Euphorbia lathyris chromosome 3, ddEupLath1.1, whole genome shotgun sequence genome contains a region encoding:
- the LOC136224896 gene encoding MAPK kinase substrate protein At1g80180-like translates to MAGLQRSTTSFRRQGSSGLVWDDKFLAQLANEKPQHDHDQDQPQENQDNLQNDLNLKPPRPISTIERSRSTGGQRGYRTGRVSPAIEPPSPRVYACGLCGAFGKPAKNHRKKAGKTRSR, encoded by the coding sequence ATGGCTGGCTTGCAAAGATCTACAACTTCTTTCAGGCGCCAAGGATCTTCAGGACTTGTTTGGGATGACAAGTTTTTAGCTCAACTCGCCAACGAAAAGCCACAACATGATCATGATCAAGACCAGCCTCAAGAGAATCAGGATAACCTACAAAACGATCTTAATCTTAAGCCGCCTAGGCCGATTTCTACTATTGAAAGAAGCCGATCCACTGGCGGACAACGCGGTTATCGCACCGGCAGAGTTTCTCCCGCTATTGAGCCGCCATCTCCAAGAGTTTATGCTTGTGGACTTTGTGGTGCTTTTGGAAAACCAGCAAAGAATCATCGGAAAAAGGCCGGTAAGACCAGATCGAGATAG